A genomic region of Trifolium pratense cultivar HEN17-A07 linkage group LG3, ARS_RC_1.1, whole genome shotgun sequence contains the following coding sequences:
- the LOC123913615 gene encoding reticulon-like protein B17: protein MDSSTSTPHHHHRSSERRTTTTSPSPLSLLRSPTNCLPLRELLLMSPPSSRKSKPRFDEELQESPGVRRRCKSRGAALSSPRNSSRRSRRRLEVEVREEKENVLVDEVGKLKKRRHKKDRHSLVPFQSPKAEEENGGDFDRIGMLITELIMWKDVSKSSFWFGFGSLCFLSSCFTKGFNFSIFSAISQLAILFLAVSFFSNSVCQQRGKAKPRGYVNLKEDDILSLAKLILPMLNFAISKAKELFSGEPSMTLKVAPLLLLGAEYGHFITIWRLSAIGFFVSFTVPKLYSCYSGQINQRAECLKLRLLDTWIACSYKKIVVASALITFWNLSSIKTRICTAFLLLVIFRYFRQNVTQQVEDGEAQAEDKEQQQALLAAEPEEEEPQQALLVVAEQQRKH, encoded by the exons ATGGATTCTTCCACTTCTACCCCTCACCATCACCACCGTTCATCGGAACGCCGAACCACAACTACATCGCCATCGCCTCTGTCTCTTCTTCGATCTCCAACTAACTGTCTTCCCCTCAGAGAGCTTCTGCTCATGTCTCCTCCATCATCGAGGAAATCCAAGCCGCGATTCGATGAAGAGCTGCAGGAGTCGCCGGGTGTTAGACGAAGGTGCAAGAGCCGAGGGGCGGCTCTGTCTTCTCCAAGAAACTCTTCTCGAAGATCGAGGAGGCGTTTAGAGGTTGAGGTTAGGGAAGAGAAAGAGAATGTGTTGGTGGATGAGGTTGGAAAACTGAAGAAAAGAAGACACAAAAAGGATAGACACAGTTTGGTACCTTTTCAATCACCAA AAGCTGAAGAAGAGAATGGAGGTGACTTTGATCGCATTGGAATGTTGATTACTGAATTAATTATGTGGAAAGATGTATCAAAATCAAgcttttggtttggttttggatCACTTTGTTTCTTATCTTCTTGCTTCACTAAAGGGTTCAATTTTAG CATTTTCTCTGCTATCTCACAATTGGCAATTCTGTTTTTGGCTGtttcatttttctcaaattCAGTTTGTCAACAAAG AGGAAAAGCTAAGCCAAGGGGTTATGTTAATCTGAAAGAAGATGATATTTTAAGTCTTGCGAAATTGATTCTTCCTATGTTGAATTTTGCAATTTCAAAGGCCAAGGAGCTGTTTTCTGGAGAACCATCCATGACCCTGAAA GTAGCTCCTTTGCTTCTACTAGGAGCTGAGTACGGACATTTTATTACAATTTGGAGGCTAAGTGCCATTG GATTTTTTGTCAGCTTCACTGTACCAAAGCTTTATTCTTGCTATTCCGGTCAGATCAACCAGCGAG CTGAGTGCTTGAAATTGCGATTGTTGGACACATGGATTGCTTGCAGTTACAAGAAGATTGTGGTCGCATCGGCACTTATTACCTTTTGGAATCTATCTTCGATAAAGACTCGAATCTGCACAG CATTTTTACTGCTTGTAATATTCAGATATTTTCGACAAAATGTCACGCAACAAGTAGAAGATGGAGAAGCACAAGCAGAAGACAAGGAACAACAGCAGGCATTGTTGGCTGCAGAACCAGAGGAAGAGGAACCACAGCAGGCACTACTAGTGGTTGCAGAACAGCAGCGCAAGCACTAG